Proteins encoded together in one Corallococcus soli window:
- a CDS encoding imm11 family protein, which produces MGLTPIIHVKLATALAERAADDVQLIPVSIPKHPDQYVLLVATKLIRCINEQASEEIRLWEPKHGQPERIGEYRSVSGMRIDPSKVGDAQLFRPWGWTVALIVSEALKNALERTGATGMHFTEV; this is translated from the coding sequence GTGGGCTTGACGCCCATCATCCACGTCAAGCTCGCGACGGCCCTGGCGGAGCGCGCGGCGGACGACGTGCAGCTCATCCCCGTGAGCATCCCGAAGCATCCGGATCAATACGTCCTCCTCGTCGCGACAAAACTCATCCGCTGCATCAATGAGCAGGCCTCGGAAGAAATCCGCCTCTGGGAGCCCAAGCACGGTCAGCCCGAGCGGATTGGCGAATACCGCTCCGTGTCTGGCATGCGCATCGACCCATCGAAGGTAGGCGACGCCCAGCTCTTCCGTCCCTGGGGATGGACGGTCGCCCTCATCGTCTCCGAAGCCCTCAAGAACGCCCTGGAGCGCACCGGCGCCACCGG